The region CTTCCGTCTCTGCATCCCGCAAGAGGACACAGCCTCGATCCGCTCCTAAGGTTTCAATCGCAAGATCCAGCATGCGTTGCAGAATCTGCGTCATCGATGACGACGGTCGAACGGCTTCCTCCGAAATGCGATAGAGCATCTGCAGATTCATCGTCGCCTGGAGTCGGGCATCGGTATTGTTCGAAACAGCAGCAGGCAAATCCTTCAGGGGCAATCCGCCCGTCAAAGCCATTTGCCCCACAATGCTCGATCGATCCGTCCCATCGGCCTGATGCAATAACTCGACACGATCTGCCGCCCGTCTGGAACCGACATGATCTCCCTGAAGGAACTGCAGAATTGTCCGGCCAATCTGGATCTGATCACCGGGTTTAAGTGTTCGCGACTTGACCTGCGCTCCATTAACAAATGTACCATTCGAACTGTTGCGATCCTTGAGCACGAACTTGTCGCCTTCGCGTTCGATGGCGGCATGAGTGCGCGAGACCTCGGTGTCGAGCAACCGCACAGGATTATGCAGACTGCGACCGATCGTGATCGGAACATCCCCGAGTTCAAAACGGGTTCCCTGATCCGCCCCCTGAACGATCAGAAGTGAGGCTCTCGCGATGGGAATTTTTGTCGTCTCCAGCTACTCAGAGGGCAGATTCATGGGGTCTTTATCAGAGATTGAAGTGCGAATGGGCCAAAGTCAAACTGGCACAATCTCTCGAAACCAAACGTAACCTGTTATGCAGAAAGAATTTGCAATCTGTTCTTGCGAAGTTGCATTTTCTCTCTCTGGCGACGAAACTATGTGTTCGCTTTGCAGATTTCAACAACAACCTGCAGTTCGGGGCAAATTGGCCCTGAGTCTGCATCTCGCACGAATGAGGATGAATTGTCATGGCACATAAGAAAGGCCAAGGATCCAGCCGTAACGGTCGCGATTCGAATGCCAAGCGACTGGGTGTGAAGAAGTTTGGCGGCCAGCTGGTTCTGGCTGGAAATATTCTGATCCGTCAGCGGGGTACTCGCTGGCATGCCGGCAAAAACGTCGGCATGGGCCGTGATCACACCCTGTTCTCCCTTGTTGAAGGCACAGTGTTCTTCGACCAAGAAGGACGACGTGTGAACATCAAGCCTGTGGAAGTGGCTGTCGCCAGCTAGTCGACTATCAACCCCTGCCGTCTGATCATCTCGGCGATGCAGGGCATTGCCTGTACATTGAGGCCCAGTCAGCATGGAGAGAACTGCTCGAGCAGTGACTCTAGTTGCTGGCTGGGCCTTGCCATTTCTGCCCATGTTCAATTGACCAATACTCAATCGCGTAACGAGCACGCTTTCGATGAAATTCTGGGACTGTGCGTGACATGCTTGCGGCTCCGAGCTGTCTATTACACACAACTTTGCTTGCGTATTGATTTGAGATGAGGCTGGAGACTGGGTGGCTGGGGTCAAACGTCCTCGTTTGCCCCCAGGTCATTGGACGATTGCTGATGGCGAACATGCTTGAAAGTCATGAAAGCATGGCTCGGATGCATCTTTGCTGGGATCGCTCTGTTACTGGGGGCGGTTGAAGACATCCGACCCTAGCCACCCCGGTAAAGACCACGCCCTTCCGCAAAGCCTCCAGGGACGTGCCACCCTTGGATAACAGTTGTGTGTAAAAGACAGCAGCTCTAGGAAAGCATGTTTCGCAACCAACACCGTGCCGTTATCTTCTGGGAGACGCATAAGCTGCCAGGAGTCGTTGAGAGCTGGTGGTTCTGCTACACTACTAGCAACTATTCTTCTGCAACGACCTGCACTCACAGTCCTTTTCGGAGATTCTCATGGCTGCCGTTGATGATGCTTATGATGCTGCCATTCGGCTCAAGAACCAGGGAGATCTGGATGGAGCTGCCAAGAGCCTGGAAGCCATTCTCGTAGAGTATCCCGAGCATGTGCTGACCTACTCGGCACTGGCTGTTATTTTGCAGAAGCTGGGGCGCCACGATGAAGCGATTGCTCACGCCCGCAAGGTGACGGAGTTGGAGCCTCACGACAGTTTCTCGTACACACAGATGTCAGTCATCTGTCAGCGCTGCGGACGGATCGCCGAGGCCGAAGAAGCTCTGGCCCGCATGCGCATGATGCAGGCGAGTGGAATGCATTAGGCTGTCAGACGTCGATCAGTCTGCATTCATGTAGATTGCTTAGCACTCAGCATACAACACGCTCTACGTCGCATGATCTCATCTCAATCGCAATCTCCATCAGTATGTTGACACGCTTGTTCGAGAATTGCCGAGCTTGCCAAAGCGTGAAGTCAAGAACGATCCGGGCATGATGACCACGCCCGGACCGTTGTGACTTGAGCCAATAGGAGAGGCTGGCTTACTCCTTGGCCAGATCTCCCGCGATCACAGTGAGGATCTGGTTGGGATGGATGTGCCTGCGGACGGCTTCCAGAACCTTTTCCGTCGTCAGGTCGCCAATTGCTGTTTCAAGTTTGGCGACATACTGCATGGTGCGGCCAGCGTAAAGGTTTTCTTCGAGCAGCCGGGCGATCTTGGGGTCTTCTGTACGACCAACCTGCTGGGCTTGCAGATAGCCCTGCTTGGCGGCGTCCAGTTCCTGCTGCGTGACCCCTTCCTTCAGCAGTCGGGCGAGTTCTTCGTTGACCGCAGCATTCACCTTTTCCATGTTCGCCGGATTGGCAATGGCATAGAGGGAAAGCGTGGCCCGCTGGTCGAGCATGGCTGCCCGGAAGGCGGAGCCCACCCCATACGAGAGACCTTCCTTTTGACGAATGCGGTCACCCAGCCGCGAGGAAAGTGCGCCAGCTCCGAGCACATAATTGCCCACAATCATGGCTGGGTAATCGGGGTGATCGTCACTCATCGGCATGACGGCACCACCAAAGTAGAAGGCATTGGCTTTATCGGGAATCTGAATCCGCTTCACTTCGGCTGTGATCGGAACAGACCCGGTGCGGCTAATGCGTTCGTACGTCTGATCGGACTTCCAATCGGCCAGTACTCCCTTGAGAGTTGACTCGACTTCGGCTGGATCGAAGTCGCCCACAATCGCAATCTGGCCGACTTGAGCACTCAGAAAATCGTTGTAGAGCAGCTTGAGGCCTTCCACTTCAATTGCTTCGACGAGTTTGAGTTCTTCTTCCACGGTAGGAACTGAGCGAACATCGCCAGCAGGGTAAGGCGAAAGAGCCTTTGAGACCGTTTTGACAGCCAGTGTCTGAGGATCTGTCAGACCCTGTTCGAGATTGGCTCTGACCTGCTGCTTGATGACAGCCAGTTCACTTTCCGGGAACGCAGGCTCTCGTAGAACCTGCTTCAATAAGCCCAGGACTGCCACCAGATTCTGGCGTTTGGTCTCAAGGACAAACGTCGCTTCGCCCGCATTGCCACCAGCACTGAGTGAAGCAAAGTTCTTGTCGAGCGCATCCTGCAGTTGCTGCCGGGTGAGTGACTTGGTGCCGCGGAGCATCATCGGGGGCAAAAACTCGCAGGCCTTAGCGAGGCCAAAGAGTGATTTTTCGTTGCCATAGCGGAGGGTTAATCGCAAGACGACAGTTGAAGAACGGGTCTTTTTGGGGAGCATGGCAACCTGGACGCCATCAATCCTGGTGCGAAGGGTACGCTCTTCGATCGCCAGCGGGCTGACGTCGAACGCTTCGCCCACGGAGGTTTCTTCGCGGCCCTTGTAATCCCCAATCATCTTGGCGAGTTCGGGAGTCGCAGGAACCGAAGTGCGTTCGGGCTTTTCGGTGGGAATATACAGGCCCACAGTTCGATTGGATGGCTGGAGATACGCCTTGGCCACGCGGTTGACGTCTTCGACAGTGACGGCTTCGAGGCGATCACGATAGAGGAAGTACAATCGCCAATCCCCCTGGGCGGCCCACTCACTCAGTTCGATGGCAATCTCGGCAGAGTCTGAAGCTCCCATTTCCCGCTGCTTGAGCAGACGCAAGCGAGCGCGTTCGAGCTCTTCCTGAGTGACGCCTTTTGATGCGGTCTCATTGAGGACATCGAGCATGGAATCGAGGACGACCTGTGGATCGTTACCAGCGGCGACTTCGGCCATAAATCGAAGCACACCGGGATCATGCAGGGCATAGGCGGCACCGGAAACACTGGCGGCTTTCTTGCCTTGAACCAGAGCTTTGTACAATCGACCCGAGGGCTGCATGGTAAGGATCGATTCGAGAACGTCGATGGCCACGAAATCCGGGTGAGCCCCGGAAGGAATGTGATAAACCGCACCGACGACAGCGACATCTCCCACCCGGCGGAGAACGACCTGACGCTCACCATCTTGAGCAGGTTCTTCGGTGTAAGTGTTATCGAGCACGCGCGTGGGCCGAGGAAGCTTGCCGAATGTTTCGCCGATAATCCGCAAGGCTTCTTTGGGTTCAAAGCGGCCCGCGACGACGAGCATGGCGTTATCAGGCTGATAGTACTTGCGATAGAACGATTTCAAACGTTCAACCGGGACTCGTTCAATATCGGCCCGGTTACCAATGGTTGATTTGCCGTAGTTGTGCCATTCGAAGGCCGCAGCCATCATGCGTTGACCAAGGATGGAAGCAGGGCTGTTTTCACCACGTTCGAATTCGTTACGCACGACCGTCATTTCGGAAGTGAGGTCTTCTCCTTTGACATGGCTGTTCATCATGCGATCGGCTTCGAGGCGAATGGCAAACTCGAGGTTGTCGCCTTGGGCCGGGAGCGTTTCAAAGTAGTTGGTGCGGTCGAGCCAGGTCGTGCCATTGAAGTCGGCACCGCGTTCCTGCAGGGCTTTGGGGACACTGGGAACATCTGGTGTCCCCTTGAAGAGCATGTGTTCGAGGAGGTGAGCCATGCCGGCTTCGCCATAACCTTCATGACGCGACCCGACGAAGACCGTCAGGTTGACTGTCACAGTGGGTTTGGAAGGATCTGGAAACAGGAGCACGCGCAGGCCGTTTTCGAGTTTGTATTCGCTGATCCCTTCGATCTCAGTAACTTTCATGGGCATTTCGGCTTTTGAACTGGAGGAACAGAAGATGATCTGGCTGACAATGACCATCGCCAGCAGGGAGAGGCGGGCAGCACCAGATAAAACAGATTGTCGAGAGGTCAGACCCTTCCGGGTTAAAAACATCCGGGTCGATAACACCGGGGCCAGAACAGCCTGTGCTGTCACTTGATTCAAGAGACGCATCGTCCTGCGGATCATCCGGTTCCACTCCATTTGTTAGAATTGTGTTTATCGCAGGGAAGCCGGCCTGAGCAGTTCAACTCGTGAGTGATTGGCCGGGCCAGTTCAGAGATTGCTCATCCAGTGAACATCCCTCAGCACTTTATGATCCTAACACTCCAACCGAGCTTCGCCAACGAATCCTGATAAATGTGACAATGTCAATATAATGATTCCTGTGGCAATCCCGAGTGTCGCTGAACCCTATTTCCCATCATGAGCGGGATTCATATCCGGTTGGCGAAGTTGCTGGAGCGAGCGTTCTTTGGGGTCGGCCAGCCAGAAGCTGCGGCCCGGGAACGCTGCGGCCAGTTCATCCAGGGCGGCTTTATTTTGCGGATCGAGGATTTCTGGCCGATAACGAGCTCGAATCACTTTCGCCTGCCAGCCAGGTTCGTTGGTGACATGATCAATGGCAATCTCTCCCGCATCCTGCTTGATCAGCACCAGGACTGGTTCATCGGGTAATGCGCGAGTGAGCCAGTCATCGAATTGCTGGTAGACTCGCACTTTGGGATACTCAATCGAACCATAAGCCAAGGCCCGTCGGCTGTCCCAAAGACCGGGAATGGAAGCGTTTGCGCCCAGCCCGGCCATAATGCACATGACCAGCAGCCAATGGATGGCGACGGGACGTTGTTCCTTCGCCCAGCGATCTGCCAGTGAGATGGCCATCTGTGCCATGGCTAATGCGATAAGCGGTGCCGATTCGAAGACATAATGCCACCCCATGATGCCCGGGTACCAGTAAGGAAAATGCACGAGGTGAATGGTGAGGATGCCCGCCATCAGCCAGCGCCAGCGCGAATCCGGAGGTGACCAGAACCAGTAGAGCAGACAGGCGGCCCAGGCGAAGAGGGGGTCGAAAGTCCAGAGCAGGCTCCCGAAGAATCTTGTGGTGAGATTCTGCAGGGCCAATGGCCACGTGAGGTTATCGGCCCATTGATCGTAGGCCTTCCAGATCTTGGGACTGTTCGATTGATCGCCGCGAATTCCGTTGTTGAAACCATAGACATGCCGCGGCGTGTAGGTGGCTGTGTAGAGCTGATATGGGGATTGCCAGGCGGAGCCCGTGGTAGCGTGATTGTAGGACAGCATGATGCCCCAGCCTGCCACGATGGGAATCAACATGGCCAGAAGAGAACTGGCTTTACGAGTCAGTGTTGATGAGGGCGAATTCTCGGTGGAGCGACGGAAGAGCCAGGCCAGTACGGGAATGGCAAATGGCAAGCCCATGGCAAAAGCCGTGGCCGGTCGGCAAAGCATGGTAAAAGAGAGGCCCGTTATTGCGAGCAGGGAATCGAGAGGCTGGTGAGTGCGGAGCCAGCGTAACATCATGAGCCAGAACAGAGCCAGACCTGCCAGTGTGGGATGATGGGAGAGCAAGAGGTTGCCAAAAGTGGCCAGTCCCGGCGAAAGTGCCAGCATCAGCGCGGCGAGAAAACCCGTCCGGGGTGCCCCAAGTTCGCGTCCGATCAGGTTGGTTGCCAGCACGAGCCAGACTTGAGCCAGCCAATGCCCCAGTATCGGAATACCGACCATCACCCAGGGCCATATCCATAAGCTTGTGCCCGGATAATACCGGCTCGCCATCCGGCCATCGGGAGGTGTCCCTTCGTTGAGGACATGGACCTGATCAAACAGTGCCGGGAATGCAGGTGGCCCTGGTGCTGTCCAATGCCCGCCAGCAATGGTTTGGGCACCGAAGAGATAGCTGTATTCGTCGTGATAGCACGGTGGTGTTCCCAGGAGCTGCGTTCCGAAACTGCCAATCATGGCGAGAGCGATGAGAGCGAGAATGGTCTGGCTGAACCACAGGGGGTAGACCCTTTCGAGAGGAGTCCATTTGGCGAACATCGACGGAGTGGAAGCAGGCGAAAGTGGGCTGTTGGTCTGGGAGCCTTTGACATTCAGGACGAAAGGCAGAATGAGCAACAGGCCCGCTTGCAGCAGTGCCAGATTGGGTTGCCAGGTATCGACGAGAAAATCGAGTCCAGCAGCAATTGAAGCCAGCAGGCACATCAGCCATGCCATCATGAGACCGACCCGCTCCCGAAGATCGACTTCTGGCAGATTTTGCCCACTCTGGGCTTTGACTGTCGATTTCTGGCGTCGCTGCGAATGAGATTCGATCGTCATGCGTAAGGTTGCTTCGCTGGTAGGGTATTTCTGATGAGAGCCCTGCTCAATCGGATGCGTTGAGTATCTGTGATTTTGGAGCTGTGAATCGAATAATCATAACAGGATGGGCGGAGCGATCGGATCATCCCCCAGGCAGATTGCATGGGGAATTTGCAGAATGGAACCGATCGGTTGCTGGGAAGAAACGATTTGGCGGTAGTGGCTCGCGT is a window of Planctopirus limnophila DSM 3776 DNA encoding:
- the rpmA gene encoding 50S ribosomal protein L27; this encodes MAHKKGQGSSRNGRDSNAKRLGVKKFGGQLVLAGNILIRQRGTRWHAGKNVGMGRDHTLFSLVEGTVFFDQEGRRVNIKPVEVAVAS
- a CDS encoding tetratricopeptide repeat protein; translation: MAAVDDAYDAAIRLKNQGDLDGAAKSLEAILVEYPEHVLTYSALAVILQKLGRHDEAIAHARKVTELEPHDSFSYTQMSVICQRCGRIAEAEEALARMRMMQASGMH
- a CDS encoding M16 family metallopeptidase, translated to MRLLNQVTAQAVLAPVLSTRMFLTRKGLTSRQSVLSGAARLSLLAMVIVSQIIFCSSSSKAEMPMKVTEIEGISEYKLENGLRVLLFPDPSKPTVTVNLTVFVGSRHEGYGEAGMAHLLEHMLFKGTPDVPSVPKALQERGADFNGTTWLDRTNYFETLPAQGDNLEFAIRLEADRMMNSHVKGEDLTSEMTVVRNEFERGENSPASILGQRMMAAAFEWHNYGKSTIGNRADIERVPVERLKSFYRKYYQPDNAMLVVAGRFEPKEALRIIGETFGKLPRPTRVLDNTYTEEPAQDGERQVVLRRVGDVAVVGAVYHIPSGAHPDFVAIDVLESILTMQPSGRLYKALVQGKKAASVSGAAYALHDPGVLRFMAEVAAGNDPQVVLDSMLDVLNETASKGVTQEELERARLRLLKQREMGASDSAEIAIELSEWAAQGDWRLYFLYRDRLEAVTVEDVNRVAKAYLQPSNRTVGLYIPTEKPERTSVPATPELAKMIGDYKGREETSVGEAFDVSPLAIEERTLRTRIDGVQVAMLPKKTRSSTVVLRLTLRYGNEKSLFGLAKACEFLPPMMLRGTKSLTRQQLQDALDKNFASLSAGGNAGEATFVLETKRQNLVAVLGLLKQVLREPAFPESELAVIKQQVRANLEQGLTDPQTLAVKTVSKALSPYPAGDVRSVPTVEEELKLVEAIEVEGLKLLYNDFLSAQVGQIAIVGDFDPAEVESTLKGVLADWKSDQTYERISRTGSVPITAEVKRIQIPDKANAFYFGGAVMPMSDDHPDYPAMIVGNYVLGAGALSSRLGDRIRQKEGLSYGVGSAFRAAMLDQRATLSLYAIANPANMEKVNAAVNEELARLLKEGVTQQELDAAKQGYLQAQQVGRTEDPKIARLLEENLYAGRTMQYVAKLETAIGDLTTEKVLEAVRRHIHPNQILTVIAGDLAKE